One Mycobacterium marseillense DNA window includes the following coding sequences:
- a CDS encoding cytochrome P450, whose protein sequence is MSVDDVVNDGDRKKNRYHFDRHSSEYRSQFKTITEEMHAKCPMAWTETYGGHWVAAGSHEVFELARCPAVSNDHDLHGERRGYKGISIPTASRVSAVRGGILEMDDPEHRTYRTVLNPYLSPAAIKRWEPFIDDVTRACLDEKIEGGSIDFVDDLANIVPAVFTLAMLGIPLKKWNMYSEPVHAAVYTPEHSPDIERVTAMHREMGLDMVNNMIEIRANPRPGIVNGLLEMRIDGEPAPELEILGNLGLVIGGGFDTTTALTAHSLEWLSEHPQQRQLLSDERKTLLDPATEEFLRFFTPAPGDGRTFSDDTELDGTQFKEGERLWISWAMANRDPSVFHDPDEIILDRKGNRHFSFGLGVHRCIGSNVARTVFKSMLTAVLDRMPDYKCDPEGTVHYETIGVIQGMRKLPATFTPGRKVGAGLDETLEKLQRICDEQELALPITERKEAAVID, encoded by the coding sequence TTGAGTGTCGACGACGTCGTCAACGACGGCGACCGCAAGAAGAACCGATACCACTTCGATCGGCATTCTTCCGAGTACCGGTCGCAGTTCAAGACGATCACCGAAGAGATGCACGCCAAGTGCCCCATGGCCTGGACGGAAACCTATGGCGGCCACTGGGTGGCAGCCGGCAGCCACGAGGTCTTCGAGCTGGCGCGCTGCCCCGCGGTCTCCAACGACCACGACCTCCACGGCGAACGCCGTGGCTATAAAGGTATTTCGATCCCCACGGCCAGCCGCGTCAGCGCGGTTCGCGGCGGCATCCTGGAAATGGACGACCCCGAGCACCGCACCTACCGGACCGTGCTCAACCCGTATCTGTCCCCGGCCGCGATCAAGCGGTGGGAGCCGTTCATCGACGACGTGACCCGCGCCTGCCTCGACGAGAAGATCGAGGGTGGCAGCATCGACTTCGTCGACGACCTCGCCAACATCGTGCCCGCCGTCTTCACCCTCGCCATGCTCGGCATCCCGCTGAAGAAGTGGAACATGTACAGCGAGCCGGTGCACGCCGCGGTCTACACGCCCGAGCACTCCCCCGACATCGAGCGCGTCACCGCGATGCACCGGGAGATGGGGCTCGACATGGTCAACAACATGATCGAGATCCGCGCGAACCCGCGGCCAGGCATCGTCAACGGCCTGCTCGAGATGCGCATCGACGGTGAGCCCGCACCGGAGCTGGAGATCCTCGGCAACCTCGGGTTGGTCATCGGCGGTGGCTTCGACACCACCACCGCCCTGACCGCCCACTCGCTGGAATGGCTTTCGGAGCACCCGCAGCAACGGCAGCTGCTCAGCGATGAGCGCAAAACTCTGCTCGACCCCGCGACCGAAGAGTTCCTGCGCTTCTTCACCCCGGCGCCCGGGGACGGCAGGACCTTCTCCGACGACACCGAACTCGACGGCACCCAGTTCAAAGAGGGCGAGCGGCTGTGGATCTCGTGGGCGATGGCCAACCGCGACCCCTCGGTGTTCCACGACCCGGACGAGATCATCCTCGACCGTAAAGGTAACCGGCACTTCAGCTTTGGGCTGGGTGTCCACCGGTGCATCGGGTCGAATGTGGCACGCACGGTGTTCAAATCCATGCTCACCGCGGTCCTCGACCGGATGCCCGACTACAAGTGCGATCCCGAGGGGACCGTCCACTACGAGACGATCGGTGTCATCCAGGGCATGCGCAAGCTGCCGGCCACCTTCACGCCCGGTCGCAAGGTCGGGGCCGGCCTGGACGAGACACTCGAAAAGCTCCAACGCATCTGCGACGAGCAAGAGCTCGCCCTTCCGATCACCGAACGCAAGGAAGCCGCCGTCATCGACTAG
- a CDS encoding ferredoxin — MKVWVDSERCQGHTLCAMIAPDSFQLSDIDGSSSAIDEVVPADREDQVREAAQSCPEQAIMITED, encoded by the coding sequence GTGAAGGTTTGGGTGGATTCAGAACGATGCCAGGGGCATACCCTGTGCGCGATGATCGCTCCGGATTCGTTTCAGCTCAGCGACATCGACGGCAGCTCGTCGGCGATCGACGAGGTGGTGCCCGCCGATCGGGAGGACCAGGTTCGTGAAGCGGCGCAGTCCTGCCCGGAGCAGGCGATCATGATCACCGAAGACTGA
- a CDS encoding SDR family NAD(P)-dependent oxidoreductase, whose product MKTAVVTGGGSGIGLAVVQRLRADGLNVATIDLRASDADFTFTADVTDRSQVDAALSAIRAQLGPVTVLVNAAGLDGFKKFHNITFEDWRRVIDVNLNGVFHTVQAVLPDMVEAGWGRIVNISSSSTHSGAPYMSHYVAAKSAVNGLTKSLALEYGPKGITVNAVPPGFIDTPMLRAAEKNGFLGDIDETIARTPVRRIGTPEDIAAACAFLVSEEAGYITGQILGVNGGRNT is encoded by the coding sequence ATGAAGACTGCGGTGGTCACCGGTGGCGGATCCGGCATCGGGCTTGCCGTCGTGCAACGCCTGCGCGCCGACGGCTTGAACGTCGCCACCATCGACTTGCGGGCGTCGGACGCCGACTTCACCTTCACCGCCGACGTGACCGACCGCTCGCAAGTGGATGCCGCGCTGTCGGCCATCCGCGCCCAACTCGGACCGGTGACCGTTCTGGTCAACGCCGCCGGACTCGATGGCTTCAAGAAGTTCCACAACATCACCTTCGAGGACTGGCGGCGGGTGATCGACGTCAACCTCAACGGCGTCTTCCACACCGTGCAAGCGGTGCTGCCCGACATGGTCGAGGCCGGGTGGGGACGCATCGTCAATATCTCTTCGTCGAGCACGCATTCCGGCGCCCCCTACATGAGTCACTACGTGGCGGCCAAGTCGGCGGTCAACGGCCTCACGAAGTCGCTGGCGCTCGAGTACGGACCCAAGGGCATCACGGTCAACGCCGTGCCGCCCGGCTTCATCGACACCCCGATGCTGCGCGCCGCGGAGAAGAACGGCTTTCTCGGCGACATCGATGAGACCATCGCCCGGACCCCGGTCCGCCGCATCGGCACACCCGAGGACATCGCCGCGGCATGCGCGTTCCTGGTGTCCGAGGAAGCCGGCTACATCACCGGTCAGATCTTGGGCGTCAACGGCGGTCGTAACACCTGA
- a CDS encoding aldehyde dehydrogenase family protein, with amino-acid sequence MIVTTRGGTGMPAQDTAEPAVGSTATIADAAPESGADRRLLIDGRLVATGKAFPSINPATGAVIGHAPDAGVEEAKAAIAAARHAFDSTDWPTDVELRLRCLDQLHRALVEHADELRELTIAEVGATRALTQGAQLDEPIGIVRFYADLLRTYQFSENLGERESRGMRHHRWVEKEAAGVVGAIIAYNYPNQLALAKLAPALAAGCTVVLKGAPDTPLVTLALGELIANHTDIPAGVVNVLSSSDPASGVALTTSPDVDVITFTGSTDVGRKIMAASSETVKRVFLELGGKSAAIMLDDADFANAALFAAFSMVTHAGQGCALTSRLLVPRKHHDEIVDLIAQNFAKVSHGDPADPKTYMGPLINERQREKVDGMVQRAVAAGATLVTGGKRLDPGFFYAPTLLTNVDPDSEIAQDEVFGPVLVVIAFDDDDDAVRIANNSIYGLAGAVFSRDQDRALAVARRIRTGSFSINGGNYFGADSPFGGFKQSGVGREMGVAGLEEFLERKTFAVPAAMANGAGA; translated from the coding sequence GTGATCGTCACCACACGAGGGGGTACCGGCATGCCTGCCCAGGACACGGCAGAACCCGCCGTTGGGTCCACAGCGACCATCGCGGATGCCGCGCCTGAGTCGGGCGCAGATCGCCGTTTGTTGATCGACGGCAGGCTCGTCGCCACCGGCAAGGCCTTCCCTTCGATCAACCCCGCGACGGGCGCGGTCATCGGGCACGCTCCGGACGCCGGGGTCGAGGAGGCCAAAGCCGCGATCGCGGCAGCGCGGCACGCGTTCGACAGCACCGACTGGCCCACCGATGTCGAGTTGCGCCTCCGCTGCCTCGACCAACTGCACCGCGCGCTCGTCGAGCACGCCGACGAGTTGCGTGAGCTCACCATCGCCGAAGTCGGCGCCACGCGCGCGCTGACCCAAGGTGCTCAGCTCGACGAGCCGATCGGCATCGTGCGCTTCTACGCGGACTTGCTGCGCACCTATCAGTTCTCCGAGAACCTCGGCGAACGGGAATCGCGGGGCATGCGCCACCACCGCTGGGTGGAGAAAGAAGCCGCCGGAGTGGTGGGCGCCATCATCGCCTACAACTATCCGAACCAGCTCGCGCTCGCCAAGCTGGCACCGGCGCTGGCCGCGGGATGCACGGTCGTGCTCAAGGGAGCGCCGGACACGCCGCTGGTCACCTTGGCGCTCGGCGAGCTGATCGCCAACCACACCGACATTCCCGCCGGCGTGGTCAACGTGCTCAGTTCGTCGGATCCCGCTTCCGGTGTCGCCCTGACCACGAGCCCGGACGTCGACGTCATCACCTTCACCGGATCGACCGATGTCGGGCGCAAGATCATGGCCGCGTCCAGCGAGACCGTCAAGCGCGTCTTCCTGGAGCTGGGCGGCAAGTCGGCGGCGATCATGCTCGACGACGCCGACTTCGCCAACGCGGCACTGTTCGCGGCCTTCAGCATGGTCACCCACGCGGGCCAGGGGTGCGCGCTCACGTCCCGGCTCCTGGTGCCCCGAAAGCACCACGACGAAATTGTCGACCTCATCGCCCAGAACTTCGCCAAGGTGAGTCATGGCGACCCGGCCGACCCCAAGACCTACATGGGGCCGCTGATCAACGAACGGCAGCGCGAGAAAGTCGACGGTATGGTTCAGCGCGCCGTGGCCGCCGGGGCGACCCTGGTCACCGGTGGCAAGCGCCTCGACCCTGGCTTCTTCTATGCGCCGACGCTGCTCACCAACGTCGATCCCGACAGCGAGATCGCGCAAGACGAGGTCTTCGGGCCGGTGCTCGTGGTGATCGCCTTCGACGATGACGACGACGCGGTGCGCATCGCCAACAATTCGATCTACGGCCTGGCGGGCGCGGTGTTCAGTCGCGACCAGGACCGGGCGCTGGCGGTGGCGCGCCGGATCCGGACCGGATCGTTTTCGATCAACGGCGGCAACTACTTCGGCGCCGACAGCCCGTTCGGGGGCTTCAAGCAGTCGGGCGTCGGCCGCGAGATGGGGGTAGCCGGGTTGGAAGAGTTCTTGGAGCGCAAGACCTTTGCCGTTCCCGCGGCGATGGCCAATGGGGCCGGCGCATGA
- a CDS encoding CaiB/BaiF CoA transferase family protein — MKPLEGIRVLEVAMYGFVPSAGAVLAEWGADVVKVEHAVTGDPQRGLRQTGMLRVEGDPNPNIEHANRGKRSIGLDMSVPEGKEVLYELARRADVFLTSFLPAHRKKFGIDVDDIRTVNPTIVYARGSALGPRGTESEKGGYDMTAFWCRAGTAATITPVGMPGMIAPPGPAYGDTISGTNLAGGIAAALLKRERTGEPSVVDVSLLGSGLWSMGHTVALTKHLGQRLEAPPPGVHGAPNNPLVGLYTTSDGRYISFVMMQPTKFWADVCHHVDLPELADDPRFATVEDIAANTADAVELLTKAIATRTLAEWSERFATLSGPWAPVQDTLQAVDDAQIRSNEYMVQAGELELVANPVQFDVAAPQTGPAPGFAEQTDEILMELGLDWDRIIELKTAGAVT, encoded by the coding sequence ATGAAGCCGCTCGAGGGCATCCGGGTCCTGGAAGTCGCCATGTACGGGTTCGTCCCGTCGGCGGGCGCGGTGCTTGCCGAATGGGGCGCCGACGTGGTCAAAGTCGAGCACGCGGTGACCGGCGACCCGCAGCGCGGGCTCCGGCAGACCGGGATGTTGCGCGTCGAAGGCGATCCCAACCCCAACATCGAGCACGCCAACCGCGGCAAGCGCAGCATCGGCCTGGACATGTCGGTGCCCGAGGGCAAGGAAGTGCTCTACGAACTGGCCCGTCGCGCCGATGTGTTCCTGACAAGCTTTCTTCCCGCTCATCGGAAGAAGTTCGGCATCGACGTCGACGACATCCGTACGGTCAATCCGACCATCGTCTACGCCCGCGGCAGCGCGCTCGGCCCGCGTGGCACCGAGTCGGAAAAGGGCGGCTACGACATGACCGCGTTCTGGTGCCGCGCCGGAACCGCGGCGACCATCACCCCGGTGGGAATGCCGGGGATGATCGCGCCGCCGGGCCCCGCCTACGGCGACACCATCTCGGGCACGAACCTCGCCGGCGGGATCGCGGCCGCGCTGCTCAAACGTGAGCGCACCGGCGAACCGTCCGTCGTCGATGTGTCGCTGCTGGGCAGCGGGCTGTGGTCGATGGGGCATACCGTCGCGCTGACAAAGCATCTGGGCCAGCGGCTCGAGGCGCCCCCGCCTGGCGTGCACGGCGCTCCCAACAATCCACTGGTGGGGCTATACACGACGTCGGACGGCCGCTACATCTCCTTCGTGATGATGCAGCCCACCAAGTTCTGGGCTGACGTGTGCCACCACGTCGACCTCCCGGAGCTGGCCGACGATCCGCGCTTCGCGACGGTGGAGGACATCGCCGCCAATACGGCGGACGCGGTGGAACTTCTGACCAAGGCCATCGCAACGCGCACCCTTGCCGAGTGGAGCGAACGCTTCGCCACGCTGTCCGGGCCGTGGGCGCCGGTGCAGGACACCCTGCAAGCCGTCGACGACGCGCAGATCCGCTCGAACGAGTACATGGTGCAAGCGGGTGAGCTCGAGTTGGTGGCCAACCCGGTACAGTTCGACGTCGCAGCGCCGCAGACCGGACCGGCCCCCGGGTTCGCTGAGCAGACCGACGAAATATTGATGGAACTCGGACTTGATTGGGACCGCATCATCGAGCTCAAGACGGCCGGCGCCGTCACTTGA
- a CDS encoding MlaE family ABC transporter permease, with protein MATKGADHWSTGLPALRLKFDLSGPMHAVGALFAMSADAVKFLFRRPFQWREFLEQSWFVARVSLAPTLLVAIPFTVLVSFTLNILLRELGAADLSGAGAAFGAVTQLGPLVTVLIVAGAGATAMCADLGSRTIREEIDAMEVLGINPIQRLVTPRMLASGLVAFLLNSLVVIIGVLGGYVFSVFVQDVNPGAFAAGITLLTGVPEVVISCIKAALFGLIAGLVACYRGLSITGGGAKAVGNAVNETVVYAFMSLFVVNVVVTAIGIKMTAK; from the coding sequence ATGGCAACCAAGGGAGCTGACCACTGGTCGACGGGATTGCCCGCGCTTCGGCTCAAGTTCGACCTGTCGGGGCCGATGCATGCCGTCGGAGCCTTGTTCGCGATGTCGGCCGATGCGGTCAAGTTCCTGTTCCGCCGGCCGTTCCAGTGGCGCGAGTTCTTGGAGCAGTCCTGGTTCGTCGCGCGGGTGTCGTTGGCTCCCACCCTGTTAGTAGCGATCCCGTTCACCGTCCTCGTCAGCTTCACGCTGAACATCCTGTTGCGCGAGCTCGGCGCCGCGGACCTGTCCGGAGCGGGCGCGGCGTTCGGCGCCGTCACCCAGCTCGGACCGCTCGTCACGGTGTTGATCGTGGCCGGCGCGGGCGCCACGGCCATGTGTGCGGACCTGGGGTCGCGGACGATCCGTGAAGAAATCGACGCGATGGAAGTGCTGGGCATCAACCCGATCCAGCGGCTGGTGACACCGCGGATGTTGGCGTCCGGGTTGGTCGCGTTCTTGCTGAACAGCCTCGTCGTCATCATCGGCGTCCTTGGCGGCTACGTCTTTTCGGTCTTCGTGCAAGACGTTAATCCCGGCGCGTTCGCCGCGGGTATCACGTTGCTCACCGGCGTGCCGGAGGTGGTCATCTCCTGCATCAAGGCAGCGCTTTTCGGCCTCATCGCCGGCTTGGTCGCCTGCTATCGGGGCCTGTCGATCACCGGCGGAGGCGCCAAGGCCGTCGGCAACGCGGTGAACGAAACCGTGGTCTATGCCTTCATGTCCCTGTTCGTCGTCAACGTGGTTGTCACCGCGATCGGCATCAAGATGACGGCGAAGTAG
- a CDS encoding ABC transporter permease — MALRAAYPRLTRQLERPVALMGRIGDHTLFYGKALAGVPFAATRYTREVVRLIAEISMGAGTLAMIGGTVVIVGFLTLAAGGTLAIQGYTSLGNIGIEALTGFLAAFINVRIAAPVVAGIGLAATFGAGVTAQLGAMRINEEVDALESMAIRPVAYLVSTRILAGMMAITPLYSIAVILSFVASQFTTTFLLGQSQGLYQHYFNTFLNPIDLLWSFLQAILMALTILLIHTYYGYFASGGPAGVGNATGNAVRTSLIVVVSVTLLVSLSIYGTNGNFNLSG; from the coding sequence ATGGCGCTGAGGGCTGCATATCCGCGATTGACCCGCCAACTCGAGCGGCCGGTCGCCCTGATGGGGCGCATCGGTGACCACACCCTGTTTTACGGCAAAGCGCTCGCCGGGGTGCCGTTCGCGGCCACCCGTTACACGCGTGAGGTCGTTCGGCTGATCGCCGAGATCAGCATGGGCGCGGGCACTTTGGCGATGATCGGCGGGACCGTGGTGATCGTCGGCTTCCTGACCCTGGCGGCGGGCGGCACCCTGGCCATCCAGGGTTATACCTCGCTGGGCAACATCGGCATCGAGGCGCTGACGGGCTTTTTGGCCGCGTTCATCAACGTACGCATCGCGGCCCCGGTGGTCGCCGGGATCGGTCTCGCGGCCACCTTCGGTGCCGGGGTGACGGCCCAGCTGGGTGCCATGCGGATCAACGAGGAAGTCGATGCGTTGGAGAGCATGGCGATTCGACCGGTCGCCTATTTGGTGAGCACCAGGATCCTGGCGGGAATGATGGCTATCACGCCGCTGTACAGCATCGCCGTGATCCTGTCGTTCGTGGCCAGCCAGTTCACCACGACGTTCCTGCTCGGACAGTCACAGGGCCTGTACCAGCACTACTTCAACACGTTCCTGAACCCGATCGACCTGTTGTGGTCGTTCCTGCAGGCCATCCTGATGGCGCTCACCATCCTGCTGATCCATACCTACTATGGCTATTTCGCTTCGGGTGGGCCGGCCGGTGTCGGCAATGCGACCGGCAACGCGGTGCGCACCTCGCTCATCGTCGTGGTGTCCGTGACGCTGTTGGTCTCGCTCTCGATTTACGGTACGAACGGCAACTTCAACCTGTCGGGTTAG
- a CDS encoding MCE family protein: MTQNVPAGRGAVAGRPPRTGHARPPAGRNYLPPLLGLATVLIIGLIFAVAVGLFQGSFTETVPVTVISKRAGLVMNPDAKVKMRGVQVGKVASIEPLPNGEAAIHLAMDPSQLHFIPRNVLVDIASSTVFGAKSVLLVEPDQPSAQRLHSGQTLQGQHVMVEINTVFQQLVSVLSHIDPPKLNESLGALAQAFSGRGPQLGQSLSDLDSFLARLEPSLPAFRHDLSVLPVVSNAYADAAPDLMKTASNATRISKTIVDEQHNLDALLISAIGLADIGNDVLSTNRQPLTDVVHLLAPTTDLTNEYAPALNCALAGLIQITHGAPLSEPSINISASLTWGAERYRYPTNLPKVAATGGPQCVGLPKLPFNTAPPQLIADTGANPVNYGNPQLLINSDLLKELLYGPIAGPPRNPAQIGQPG; the protein is encoded by the coding sequence ATGACGCAGAATGTTCCAGCGGGTCGCGGCGCGGTCGCCGGCCGACCGCCGCGCACCGGCCATGCGCGGCCGCCGGCCGGACGGAATTACCTGCCGCCCTTGCTCGGACTGGCCACCGTCCTCATCATCGGCCTGATTTTCGCCGTGGCGGTGGGTCTGTTTCAGGGCTCCTTCACCGAGACGGTGCCGGTGACCGTGATCTCCAAGCGAGCCGGTCTGGTCATGAACCCGGACGCCAAGGTCAAGATGCGCGGTGTGCAGGTGGGCAAGGTCGCCTCGATCGAACCCCTGCCCAATGGGGAAGCGGCCATTCACTTGGCGATGGATCCGTCGCAGCTGCACTTCATCCCCCGCAACGTGCTTGTCGACATCGCGTCGTCGACGGTGTTCGGCGCCAAGTCCGTCCTGCTGGTCGAGCCCGACCAGCCCTCGGCACAGCGGCTACACAGCGGCCAGACGTTGCAGGGCCAGCACGTCATGGTCGAAATCAACACGGTATTCCAGCAACTGGTGTCGGTCCTGAGCCACATCGATCCGCCGAAGCTCAACGAGTCGCTGGGTGCGCTGGCGCAGGCGTTCAGTGGGCGGGGGCCACAGCTTGGCCAATCGCTGAGCGACCTGGATTCCTTTCTCGCCAGGCTGGAGCCGAGCCTGCCCGCTTTCAGGCATGACCTCTCGGTCTTGCCGGTGGTGTCCAACGCCTATGCCGACGCGGCACCCGACCTGATGAAGACCGCCTCCAACGCGACTCGGATCAGCAAGACGATCGTCGACGAGCAGCACAACCTAGATGCGTTGCTGATCAGCGCGATCGGCCTGGCCGACATCGGCAACGACGTCTTGTCGACCAACCGCCAACCGCTGACGGATGTGGTGCATCTGCTGGCGCCGACCACCGATCTGACCAATGAGTACGCCCCGGCGCTCAACTGTGCTTTAGCCGGGCTCATCCAGATAACGCACGGGGCGCCGTTGTCGGAACCGAGCATCAACATCTCGGCGAGCCTCACGTGGGGCGCCGAACGCTACCGGTATCCGACGAACCTGCCCAAGGTCGCGGCGACGGGCGGCCCGCAATGCGTCGGCCTGCCGAAGCTGCCGTTCAATACGGCCCCACCGCAGCTGATCGCCGACACCGGCGCCAACCCGGTGAACTACGGAAACCCCCAGCTGCTGATCAACTCCGACCTCCTCAAGGAGCTGCTGTACGGACCGATCGCAGGCCCGCCACGCAATCCCGCTCAGATCGGACAACCCGGATGA
- a CDS encoding MCE family protein has translation MRTRATLIKFGIFAVVMAMLTAFLFFIFGQYRTGATTKYSAVFTDVSRLKPGQSVRVAGIRVGTVDSVSLRPDKKVVVKFDADRNIVLTEGTRAAVRYLNLVGDRYLELVDGPGSPKRLSSGGQIPVSRTAPALDLDLLLGGLKPVTQGLNAHDVNALTSGLLQVFQGQGGTIESLFTKTTSFSNALADNDQTVQQLIDNLNAVIGTVAKDGKQFSGAVDRLEQLVSGLSNDRDTIGSAIDALDKGTASLADLLAQARPPLSGTIAQLNRLAPILEGDKDRLETAIAKAPKNYRKLVRLGVNGATIPYYLCQFGLRGTDLNGKTVRANIFRSDAGRCTEP, from the coding sequence ATGAGAACACGTGCCACGCTGATCAAATTCGGGATCTTTGCGGTCGTCATGGCGATGCTGACCGCGTTCCTGTTCTTCATCTTCGGCCAGTACCGAACGGGCGCGACGACCAAGTATTCGGCGGTGTTCACCGACGTGTCGCGGCTCAAGCCGGGGCAGTCGGTGCGGGTCGCCGGGATCCGGGTGGGCACGGTCGACAGCGTTTCGCTGCGGCCCGACAAAAAAGTTGTAGTGAAGTTCGACGCCGACCGCAACATCGTTCTCACCGAGGGCACCCGGGCGGCGGTGCGCTACCTGAACCTGGTGGGCGATCGCTACCTCGAACTCGTCGATGGGCCGGGCTCGCCCAAGCGGCTGTCCTCCGGCGGTCAGATCCCCGTCAGCCGCACCGCGCCCGCGCTTGACCTCGACCTCCTTCTCGGCGGACTGAAACCCGTCACGCAGGGCCTGAATGCGCACGATGTCAACGCGCTGACCTCAGGGCTGCTGCAGGTCTTCCAGGGCCAAGGCGGGACTATCGAGTCGCTGTTCACCAAGACGACGTCGTTTTCGAATGCCTTGGCCGACAACGATCAAACCGTCCAGCAGCTGATCGACAACCTCAACGCGGTGATCGGCACGGTTGCCAAGGACGGCAAACAGTTCTCCGGCGCAGTCGATCGCCTCGAGCAGCTTGTCAGCGGACTGTCGAACGATCGCGACACGATCGGGTCCGCGATTGACGCGCTGGACAAGGGAACCGCCTCGCTGGCGGACCTGCTTGCCCAGGCCCGACCGCCGCTGTCCGGGACCATAGCTCAGTTGAATCGGTTGGCGCCGATACTCGAGGGTGACAAGGACCGCCTCGAGACCGCAATCGCCAAGGCGCCGAAGAACTACCGCAAGCTGGTTCGACTCGGCGTGAACGGCGCCACCATCCCGTACTACCTCTGCCAATTCGGGCTCCGCGGTACGGATCTCAACGGCAAGACCGTGCGCGCCAATATCTTCAGGTCAGATGCAGGAAGGTGCACCGAACCCTAA
- a CDS encoding MCE family protein gives MLKYRGAGLVKPGLIGVVLAVLIILVGLSPDRFIAWATMVRYQALFTEAGGLAVGNPVIVSGLKVGTVSDVKLRHGDALVTFAMRGNVLLGSETSAHIRTGTLLGERMLTVESAGSGTMHPMTLIPVSRTSSPYSLTEAVSDLTSDTAGTNTAALNQSLDTLAATLDQIAPQMGPAFDALTRLSRTLNSRNKNLGELFKSAGDVTGVLSERSMQVNKLILNSDSLLQVLVARRQEIVDLLANTSAVAKQLTALVHDNEATLAPTLEKLNSVTAMLEKNRDNIAKSLAGLKKFQVTVGEAISGMYAYQAFAPNFLVPQLFQELFDYLWGFRTFDTSKGPGFPSPVPRALTPWPYNLIPMCPGCTLGGRIGGSQ, from the coding sequence ATGCTCAAGTATCGCGGAGCTGGGCTGGTCAAGCCCGGACTCATCGGCGTCGTCCTGGCGGTGCTGATCATCCTCGTGGGCCTGTCGCCCGACCGATTCATCGCCTGGGCGACGATGGTCAGGTACCAGGCGCTGTTCACCGAAGCCGGCGGTCTTGCGGTGGGCAACCCCGTCATCGTGTCGGGGCTGAAGGTCGGCACGGTGTCGGATGTGAAGCTGCGCCACGGCGATGCGTTGGTGACCTTCGCGATGAGGGGCAACGTCCTGCTCGGGTCGGAGACTTCCGCGCACATCCGCACGGGCACACTGCTGGGCGAGCGGATGCTGACGGTGGAGTCCGCCGGCAGCGGCACGATGCACCCGATGACTCTCATTCCCGTCTCGCGCACGTCCTCGCCGTATTCGTTGACCGAAGCGGTCAGCGACCTGACATCGGACACGGCCGGCACCAACACCGCGGCGCTGAATCAGTCGTTGGACACGCTGGCCGCGACGCTCGATCAGATTGCGCCCCAAATGGGGCCGGCCTTCGACGCGCTCACCCGGTTGTCGCGCACCCTCAACAGTCGCAACAAGAACCTGGGGGAGCTTTTCAAGAGTGCCGGCGACGTCACCGGGGTCCTTTCCGAACGCAGCATGCAGGTCAACAAGCTCATCCTCAACTCTGATTCTCTGCTTCAAGTGCTGGTGGCACGCCGGCAAGAGATCGTCGACCTGCTGGCCAACACGTCGGCGGTGGCCAAGCAGCTGACGGCATTGGTGCACGACAACGAAGCCACATTGGCACCGACGCTGGAAAAATTGAATTCGGTCACCGCGATGCTGGAGAAGAACCGCGACAACATCGCCAAATCGCTGGCGGGCCTCAAGAAATTTCAGGTCACGGTTGGTGAGGCCATCTCAGGTATGTACGCCTACCAGGCGTTCGCCCCGAACTTCCTTGTCCCGCAGCTGTTCCAGGAGTTGTTCGACTACCTGTGGGGATTCCGCACCTTCGATACGTCGAAGGGCCCGGGCTTCCCGTCGCCGGTACCTCGGGCGCTGACCCCCTGGCCGTACAACTTGATTCCAATGTGCCCTGGCTGCACGTTGGGCGGACGGATCGGAGGATCACAATGA